aataagcaccggtgcttaaggAAATTCTGGTTTATTTCGCTAAGCACCTCCCATTGTACCATGCCTTACGGTGCTCGGCTCCTGGGGCGTACTATGCAACCACCCCCGCACTCAAGGTTTAACATTTCACAACCAGTCAACCACCCTGCAATTTGCCCCATTTCCTCTCCAGCTCTTCAAGAAAATTTTAGGTCCAACTGAAGAACCAACCTGTAACTGGATGATGGCgacgcgccttcggctcgcttcaatatttgtagtcgtcgctaggtggtctatggaTCTGGATGTAATCTCTATTATTTCTAGtattcgttgtactgccatgattgaagatgaatagatcaaAAAGTTTCTCGCAAAAAAAGACTGAATGGTTCGTAGGTTGGTTGTACCCCTAGCCTACCAGGGATGAAACTTCAGGTTTGACACATGTACGTGTATCTTGTAAAGCGGACTATTCTTTCAATGAAAGGCGATGGTCTCATTGCTAACGAGGTGCCTATGATGACTTCATCAATCACAatacccgttgactaaacctctatGGGGAGCTTATAAGGGTATGGTTTACGTGTGTGCGTTTATGAGATTGAGTGTATGTGTGTACATGTGAGCGTTTTGTTTCTAAAAAAGATCAGGTCCAAAAGAGCGCAAAATCAATCATTGCCTCTGTAGCCTGCCGAGCAGCAACATCATCGCCATGAGCTGACAGTGACGGCTGCAAGTGCTACGTTTGCGTTAATCAGCCATCAGTTCACTGCTACCGGTGACTACAATTAATGCTTTGTTTGTACTACTATATAAGTGGAAGCACTAAACGAACCAAATCAAGACACACTAACCCTAGTAGCTCGTGAAGGAAGAGAAAAAAAAGCAGCATGAGGTCGTCGGTCCAGGCCCAGCCCATGCGGCTCAAGCTCAAGGCCGTGTACCAGCTGATCGTGGACAACTTCCTCGCCGCTTCATGTGCCGTCGTCCTGCTGCGGCTCggcccggcggagatcatcagcTGGCTCCGACCAGCGCACCTGTTCTCTGCTGCGGCAGCAGCCGCCGTGTACCTAATGCTCCGCCCGCGCGCGGTGTACCTGATCGACTACGCCTGCTTCGACACCTCGCCGCTCGCCCGCGTCCCCATGGCCTCATTCATCGAGCACACCAAGCATACGCCCACCATCAGCGAGCGCAGCGTCCGGTTCATGTCCCGGCTGCTGGCGCGCTCGGGGCTCGGGGAGCAGACCTGCCTGCCGGAGGCGCACCACTGCGTCCCGACGCACGAGTGCTGCACCCTCGACAACGCCCGCGCCGAGTTCGAGCTCGTCGTCTTCTCGGCCATCGACGACCTGCTCGCCAAGACCGGCGTCGCCCCAGACGCGATCGGCGTGCTCGTCCTCAACTGCAGCCTCTTCTGCCCCACGCCGTCCTTGGTCGACATCATCGTGAACAAGTACAACCTGCGCTGCGACATCCGTAGCGTGAACCTCTCCGGCATGGGGTGCAGCGCGGGGCTCATCTCCGTGGGGCTCGCCAATAACCTCCTGCAGGTTGTTCCCCGGGGGTCCCACGCGCTGGTCGTCTCCACGGAGACCATCACGCCGAACTACTACGTCGGCAACGAGCGCGCGATGCTCCTGCCAAACTGCCTGTTCCGCGTCGGCGGGGTGGCGGCGCTGCTGTCGACGTCCCCCGCGAACGCCCGGTTCCGCCTGAGGCACGTCGTGCGCACCTTCACCGGCGCGAACGACGACGAGGCTTACCGCTGCGTGTTCCAGGAGGAGGACGACCAGGGGAATGTCGGGATCAACCTCAGCAAGAACCTGATGGCCATCGCCGGGAATTCACTCCAGGCCAACATCACCGAGATCGCGCCGCTCGTCCTGCCTTTCTCCGAGCAGCTCCTCTTCGCCATCTCCTTTGTTGCATGTAAGGTGCTTCGCGCACGTGTCAAGCCCTACATCCCAGACTTCTCCATGGCATTCAAGCACTTGTGTATTCACGCGGGGGGCCGTGCGGTCATCGACGAGCTGCAGACGAGGCTCCGCCTCTCGGACGAGCAGGTGGAGGCGTCGCGGATGACGCTGCACCGGTTCGGAAACACGTCTAGTAGCTCGCTGTGGTACGAGCTGGCGTACGTGGAGGCCAAAGGACGGATGCGTAAGGGCCACCGTGTTTGGATGATCGGCTTCGGCTCAGGGTTCAAGTGCAACAGCGTGGTGTGGGAGTGCATCCAGCCTGCTGCCCGCAACACCCATGGGCCGTGGACCACGTCCATCCATAGATATCCAGTGGACATTCCCGAAGTTCTAAGCCATTAGCTTACTATCTTTACAGAATAAACCCAACCCAGAAGGAATGGTTTTCGTACTATGCGTGGGATTTATCGTGCATGACTGAATGCATCCATCGCCTGTCGCTGCTGCTTTGAGACTCTTACCACATTTTCTGTTTTGTGATCAAAATTTGTTCTGTTT
This sequence is a window from Aegilops tauschii subsp. strangulata cultivar AL8/78 chromosome 7, Aet v6.0, whole genome shotgun sequence. Protein-coding genes within it:
- the LOC141027903 gene encoding 3-ketoacyl-CoA synthase 5-like encodes the protein MRSSVQAQPMRLKLKAVYQLIVDNFLAASCAVVLLRLGPAEIISWLRPAHLFSAAAAAAVYLMLRPRAVYLIDYACFDTSPLARVPMASFIEHTKHTPTISERSVRFMSRLLARSGLGEQTCLPEAHHCVPTHECCTLDNARAEFELVVFSAIDDLLAKTGVAPDAIGVLVLNCSLFCPTPSLVDIIVNKYNLRCDIRSVNLSGMGCSAGLISVGLANNLLQVVPRGSHALVVSTETITPNYYVGNERAMLLPNCLFRVGGVAALLSTSPANARFRLRHVVRTFTGANDDEAYRCVFQEEDDQGNVGINLSKNLMAIAGNSLQANITEIAPLVLPFSEQLLFAISFVACKVLRARVKPYIPDFSMAFKHLCIHAGGRAVIDELQTRLRLSDEQVEASRMTLHRFGNTSSSSLWYELAYVEAKGRMRKGHRVWMIGFGSGFKCNSVVWECIQPAARNTHGPWTTSIHRYPVDIPEVLSH